A genome region from Geothermobacter hydrogeniphilus includes the following:
- a CDS encoding ABC transporter substrate-binding protein — protein MKRMTGILIALLLTATPLLAADSIKIGAFFDQSGRAAFIGTPTRLVAEMVVDKINAEGGINGKKLQLVLADTEANPTKATSIARKFIYKEHVRAIIGPTLTDTGMSVKKVVHKGRVPIFMTVGGDPVIMGGDRFGPFDWVFKSPQRSSIAVERLFIYLKKKGLTKVALLNAADGFGKDGARWMKKLAPKYGIKIVSQESFGTRDTDMTSQLTKARNANPQALIAWTIGPAGSIIAKNKVQLGIDLPLFQCHGLPDPKYIELAGKASEGDRMPATKLMVVDELPDSDPQKPVIQEFIRLYREKGYDKQFPINTHSGYAWDAITIVANAMKKVGTDPEKLRAAIENTRGYVGVSGTYNITPQDHNGLGVDSMVMVQVKNGRFVLAE, from the coding sequence ATGAAAAGAATGACGGGAATCCTGATCGCCCTGCTGCTGACGGCAACGCCGCTGCTGGCCGCTGACAGCATCAAGATCGGCGCCTTCTTCGATCAGTCCGGGCGCGCCGCCTTCATCGGCACCCCGACCAGACTGGTCGCCGAGATGGTGGTCGACAAGATCAATGCCGAGGGCGGCATCAACGGTAAAAAGCTGCAGCTGGTCCTCGCCGACACCGAAGCCAACCCGACCAAGGCGACATCCATCGCCAGGAAATTCATCTACAAGGAGCATGTCAGGGCGATCATCGGACCGACCCTGACCGACACCGGCATGAGCGTCAAGAAGGTCGTCCACAAGGGCCGAGTGCCGATCTTCATGACCGTGGGCGGTGACCCGGTGATCATGGGCGGCGACCGTTTCGGACCTTTTGACTGGGTGTTCAAATCCCCCCAGCGCTCCAGCATCGCCGTCGAGCGCCTGTTCATCTACCTGAAGAAAAAGGGCCTGACCAAAGTGGCGCTGCTGAACGCCGCCGACGGCTTCGGCAAGGACGGCGCCCGCTGGATGAAGAAGCTGGCTCCCAAATACGGCATCAAGATCGTCAGCCAGGAATCCTTCGGCACCCGCGACACCGACATGACCTCTCAGCTGACCAAGGCCCGCAACGCCAATCCCCAGGCGCTGATCGCCTGGACCATCGGACCGGCCGGATCGATCATCGCCAAGAACAAGGTCCAGCTCGGCATCGACCTGCCGCTCTTCCAGTGCCACGGCCTGCCCGACCCGAAATATATCGAACTGGCCGGCAAGGCCAGCGAAGGGGACCGGATGCCGGCGACCAAGCTGATGGTGGTGGACGAGCTGCCCGACAGTGATCCGCAGAAACCGGTCATTCAGGAGTTCATCCGCCTCTACAGGGAAAAGGGCTACGACAAGCAGTTCCCGATCAACACCCACTCCGGCTACGCCTGGGACGCGATCACCATCGTCGCCAACGCGATGAAGAAGGTCGGCACCGATCCCGAAAAACTGCGTGCCGCGATTGAGAACACCAGGGGCTACGTCGGGGTTTCCGGCACCTACAACATCACCCCGCAGGACCACAACGGCCTGGGCGTCGATTCGATGGTGATGGTCCAGGTCAAGAACGGCAGGTTCGTACTGGCCGAATGA
- a CDS encoding N-acetylmuramoyl-L-alanine amidase-like domain-containing protein — protein MTPFKRLQSILFILCLLPGLAPAADSALVNLGRWSDAELARIITAAHRLESPGEQIVAISSHFLATPYVAHSLVGGPRTAERLVINLAGFDCFTFLDTVEALRRAADPADFPVQLRQVRYRGGKVAYENRRHFFSDWVAVAGTEIDDVTATVGQGRSRVVVKQLNLKDDGGRWLPGISVTRREIVYIPAGSIDGNLLAALQAGDYVGIYSDKAGLDVSHTGLLVKKGQRFLLRHASSRDGVRRVVDVDLPEYLRGKPGLVVYRARTPAFSSTLRCRPASLVRRSCRYASALIETAP, from the coding sequence ATGACACCTTTCAAACGACTTCAATCGATACTTTTCATCCTTTGCCTGCTCCCCGGCCTTGCCCCGGCGGCCGACTCGGCTCTGGTCAACCTCGGCCGCTGGAGCGATGCCGAACTGGCGCGGATCATCACGGCGGCACACCGGCTTGAGTCGCCGGGTGAGCAGATCGTGGCCATCTCCAGCCACTTCCTCGCGACCCCCTATGTCGCGCACAGCCTGGTCGGCGGGCCGCGGACCGCGGAGCGGCTGGTCATCAACCTGGCGGGGTTCGACTGTTTTACCTTCCTTGACACGGTTGAAGCCCTGCGTCGCGCAGCGGACCCGGCCGATTTCCCCGTACAGCTGCGACAGGTCCGTTATCGCGGCGGCAAGGTGGCCTATGAGAACCGGCGACACTTTTTCAGCGACTGGGTCGCCGTAGCCGGTACGGAGATTGACGATGTGACCGCAACCGTGGGGCAGGGCAGGTCCCGGGTTGTCGTCAAGCAGCTCAATCTCAAGGATGACGGTGGTCGTTGGCTGCCGGGGATTTCCGTCACGCGGCGGGAGATCGTCTATATCCCTGCGGGCAGCATTGACGGCAACCTCCTGGCAGCCCTGCAGGCGGGCGATTATGTCGGCATCTACAGCGATAAGGCGGGGCTCGATGTCAGCCATACCGGGCTGCTGGTGAAGAAGGGACAGCGTTTCCTGCTGCGCCATGCCTCCTCGCGCGATGGTGTCAGGCGGGTCGTGGATGTCGATCTGCCGGAGTACCTGCGGGGAAAACCGGGGCTGGTGGTCTACCGCGCCAGGACGCCGGCTTTTTCATCAACTCTGCGTTGCAGGCCCGCTTCGCTTGTGCGACGTAGCTGCCGCTACGCCTCCGCGCTCATCGAGACTGCGCCTTGA
- a CDS encoding LD-carboxypeptidase, which produces MKNVFIITPSYLIRKKRDFAAGLRQLSALGFNVVNPQFPETLPSPREKAEQLHAAFADPDIVKGFS; this is translated from the coding sequence TTGAAGAACGTCTTCATCATCACCCCCAGCTACCTGATCCGGAAAAAACGCGACTTTGCCGCCGGCCTCCGGCAACTGTCGGCGCTCGGCTTCAACGTCGTCAACCCGCAGTTCCCCGAAACTCTCCCCTCGCCGCGGGAGAAGGCGGAGCAGCTCCACGCGGCGTTCGCCGATCCGGACATAGTTAAAGGTTTTTCTTAA